A part of Paenarthrobacter sp. A20 genomic DNA contains:
- a CDS encoding DAK2 domain-containing protein, with protein sequence MKRWLGKAEVVLGNHSDRLNAINIFPVADGDTGTNLYLTVRAAVSALDGDGPETSETGHDVGAVLSRAGQAAMEQARGNSGTLFAVFLCAAAEPLAGKSRLSAPLLATALNRAQIRAWSALSEPVAGTMLSVLEAAAHAAQAVDASHNADDSNHALGLALDAVVEAAFQAVVRTEDELAQLHEAHVVDAGGVGMLLVLDCLRSAVLGEELQDELLDGLHGYKLQDPHIHEHMPADDGVEVMCTINLSPLNAAILRQRLDEMGDSVIMSQVGGAQNQDDDDESTVEVSYRWRVHVHVPDPEPAVALIRSLGEPTDIAVSQLALARGNAQDSAAQDPAEDHEPSITGQSRHDY encoded by the coding sequence ATGAAACGTTGGCTCGGCAAGGCGGAGGTGGTTCTTGGCAACCACAGCGACCGCCTCAATGCGATCAACATCTTTCCGGTGGCTGACGGTGATACCGGCACCAACCTGTATCTCACGGTTCGGGCGGCTGTATCCGCCCTTGACGGCGATGGGCCGGAAACGAGCGAAACCGGACACGACGTCGGCGCGGTTTTGTCGCGTGCCGGGCAGGCAGCCATGGAGCAGGCCCGGGGAAACTCGGGCACTCTCTTTGCTGTCTTCCTGTGTGCCGCCGCTGAGCCGTTGGCTGGCAAATCACGCCTTAGCGCGCCGCTTCTCGCAACTGCCCTGAACAGGGCCCAGATCCGGGCCTGGTCCGCGTTGAGCGAACCTGTAGCCGGGACCATGCTCTCGGTCCTGGAGGCAGCTGCCCATGCTGCACAGGCCGTGGACGCATCCCACAACGCCGACGACAGCAACCATGCACTGGGCCTGGCACTCGATGCCGTAGTGGAAGCTGCCTTCCAGGCCGTGGTTCGCACTGAGGACGAGCTCGCACAACTGCACGAAGCCCACGTCGTTGACGCTGGCGGCGTTGGCATGCTGCTTGTCCTGGACTGCCTCCGGTCAGCGGTCCTGGGTGAGGAGCTCCAGGACGAACTCCTGGACGGCCTCCATGGCTACAAACTGCAGGATCCCCACATCCATGAGCACATGCCGGCCGATGACGGCGTGGAAGTCATGTGTACCATCAACCTCTCTCCGTTGAATGCAGCTATTTTGCGGCAGCGGTTGGATGAGATGGGCGATTCGGTCATCATGAGCCAGGTGGGAGGTGCCCAAAACCAGGATGACGACGACGAATCGACGGTGGAAGTCAGCTACCGGTGGAGGGTCCATGTCCACGTCCCTGACCCGGAGCCGGCAGTAGCCCTTATCCGCTCGCTGGGCGAGCCCACGGACATCGCCGTCAGCCAGTTGGCCCTGGCCCGCGGCAACGCGCAGGATTCGGCTGCACAGGATCCAGCCGAGGATCACGAGCCCAGCATTACAGGCCAGTCACGGCATGATTACTGA
- a CDS encoding thiamine-phosphate kinase, with protein MPAEQLSAVPAEQLTVQDLSESELLARIFPRLNRSPGVLLGPGDDAALIAAPDGRTLISIDTQTQDQDFRLEWNNGYRTTGFDVGWKAAAQNLSDINAMGGRATSLVVSLTMPPSTPVEWVEAFADGLTAAIIGLGAPDCSVAGGDLGRGRELTVTVAVMGTLGGMAPVLRSGATPGDVVAVAGTLGRAGAGWALLESNVPLESLTPELRGLVDNQCRPQPPLAAGPLAAQGGATAMLDISDGLLRDGSRLAAASQVVLDFDPEALRIHALPLEPAAALLGRDAMPWVLGGGEDHGLLATFPAGIQLPQGFTAIGSVQAVVGPPGSGVRVAGQAADTVGWDHFAD; from the coding sequence GTGCCCGCAGAACAGTTGAGTGCAGTGCCCGCAGAACAGTTGACCGTCCAAGACCTTTCGGAATCCGAGCTCCTTGCCAGGATTTTTCCGCGCCTGAACCGTAGTCCCGGCGTCTTGTTGGGTCCGGGAGACGATGCTGCCCTGATCGCGGCCCCGGACGGCCGAACGCTGATCTCCATCGATACCCAAACCCAGGACCAGGACTTCAGGCTGGAGTGGAACAACGGTTACCGGACCACCGGGTTCGACGTCGGCTGGAAGGCTGCAGCGCAAAACCTCAGTGACATCAATGCCATGGGCGGCCGGGCTACGTCCCTGGTAGTGAGCCTGACCATGCCACCATCGACGCCGGTGGAATGGGTGGAGGCGTTCGCCGATGGCCTCACGGCGGCGATTATCGGCTTGGGCGCTCCTGACTGCTCTGTCGCCGGGGGAGACCTCGGAAGGGGGCGTGAACTTACGGTGACTGTAGCCGTCATGGGAACACTGGGCGGAATGGCACCGGTGCTGAGGTCCGGGGCCACGCCGGGTGACGTCGTCGCGGTCGCAGGGACGTTGGGACGTGCAGGGGCCGGCTGGGCGCTGCTGGAAAGTAATGTCCCCTTGGAAAGCCTGACGCCGGAGCTGCGCGGATTGGTGGACAACCAGTGCCGTCCGCAGCCACCACTTGCCGCCGGACCACTGGCTGCGCAGGGCGGTGCCACCGCAATGTTGGATATTTCAGACGGCCTTCTCCGCGACGGCAGCAGGTTGGCTGCGGCAAGTCAGGTGGTCCTGGATTTTGATCCGGAGGCCTTAAGGATCCACGCGCTGCCCTTGGAACCGGCAGCAGCATTGCTGGGCCGGGACGCCATGCCTTGGGTCCTCGGCGGGGGAGAGGACCACGGATTGCTCGCTACGTTCCCAGCAGGAATTCAGCTGCCGCAGGGGTTCACTGCGATAGGCTCAGTTCAAGCCGTTGTCGGGCCGCCAGGCAGCGGCGTCCGGGTTGCCGGGCAAGCTGCTGACACCGTTGGATGGGATCACTTTGCAGACTAA
- a CDS encoding DUF3515 domain-containing protein: MHQMTLRRTALAVSVASASVLALSACSPAVDVTAATDAANPACAPMMVALPDQIGDAALRKTNSQATAAWGDPSQVILRCGVNVPGPTTDRCVSVNDIDWVIKEGDPVYTLTTFGREPATEILIDPAKLETANISSATVLTELAAAVGKIKATGKCVGQEDLQNLPTSK, encoded by the coding sequence ATGCATCAAATGACCCTCCGCCGGACTGCGCTGGCTGTTTCCGTGGCCTCAGCTTCCGTCCTCGCTTTGTCGGCTTGTTCACCCGCAGTTGACGTCACGGCTGCTACAGACGCCGCCAATCCTGCCTGTGCCCCCATGATGGTCGCCCTGCCGGACCAGATCGGGGATGCAGCACTCCGCAAGACCAACAGCCAGGCCACCGCGGCATGGGGTGACCCTTCGCAGGTCATCCTCCGGTGCGGCGTGAACGTACCGGGTCCCACCACAGACCGTTGCGTCAGTGTCAATGACATCGACTGGGTCATCAAGGAAGGCGATCCGGTCTACACCCTGACCACTTTCGGCCGCGAGCCCGCCACCGAGATCCTGATTGATCCGGCCAAGTTGGAGACCGCCAACATCAGCTCCGCAACAGTCCTGACCGAACTCGCAGCAGCCGTCGGCAAGATCAAGGCCACGGGAAAGTGCGTAGGCCAGGAAGACCTGCAGAACCTGCCCACCAGCAAGTAG
- a CDS encoding D-alanine--D-alanine ligase family protein yields MVTDNSTPAGRPRVAILFGGRSSEHAVSCVTAAGVMGAIDKDKYEVIPIGIAKSGQWVLASGDTSQWSLSSTALPEVAPSGKTVTLAEVGGEHQLIVTEPNAVPQELGSVDVVFPLLHGPWGEDGTIQGLLELSDTRYVGAGVLASAVGMDKHFMKVVFESAGLGVGPYIAVTDREWLTDAEAVRKRVDKLGFPVFVKPARAGSSMGISKVDSMEGLDSAIEEARRHDLKLVIEAGIVGREIECAVLQGRGTEAPRTSMPGEIAVAAGEHQFYDFAAKYVEDGAAALSCPADMPDEAISRVRELAAVAFDAVGAEGLSRVDFFYTPAGELIINEINTMPGFTPKSMYPQMWAASGLAYGELIDELIYLALTRKTGLR; encoded by the coding sequence ATGGTGACAGATAACTCCACCCCTGCGGGCCGCCCCCGCGTAGCAATTCTCTTTGGCGGGCGCTCCAGCGAACACGCCGTCAGCTGCGTCACCGCGGCCGGTGTCATGGGGGCCATCGACAAGGACAAATACGAGGTCATACCCATTGGAATCGCCAAGTCGGGACAATGGGTCCTTGCTTCGGGAGATACCAGCCAATGGTCGTTGAGTTCCACAGCGCTTCCCGAGGTGGCGCCTTCGGGCAAGACCGTCACCTTGGCCGAAGTTGGTGGCGAACACCAGCTCATCGTGACCGAGCCCAATGCCGTTCCGCAGGAATTGGGTTCCGTGGACGTTGTGTTTCCCCTTCTTCACGGGCCCTGGGGAGAAGACGGGACCATCCAAGGCCTCCTGGAACTCTCCGATACCCGCTATGTGGGCGCAGGTGTCCTGGCGTCGGCTGTTGGCATGGACAAGCACTTCATGAAGGTGGTGTTCGAATCTGCCGGACTGGGCGTTGGACCGTACATTGCCGTCACGGACCGTGAATGGCTGACGGATGCGGAGGCCGTCCGGAAGCGCGTCGACAAGCTCGGATTCCCTGTCTTCGTCAAGCCGGCCCGGGCGGGGTCGTCCATGGGAATCTCCAAGGTCGATTCGATGGAGGGTCTCGACTCCGCCATTGAAGAAGCCCGCCGCCATGACCTGAAGCTGGTCATCGAAGCCGGAATTGTTGGCCGCGAGATCGAATGCGCAGTCCTGCAAGGACGCGGCACGGAGGCACCCCGGACGTCAATGCCCGGTGAAATTGCGGTGGCCGCCGGCGAGCACCAGTTCTATGACTTCGCGGCCAAGTACGTGGAGGACGGCGCCGCTGCGCTGAGCTGCCCGGCCGACATGCCGGACGAAGCGATCAGCCGTGTGCGCGAACTTGCCGCCGTGGCTTTCGACGCCGTGGGAGCCGAGGGCCTCAGCCGGGTGGACTTCTTCTACACCCCTGCCGGTGAACTGATCATCAATGAGATCAATACCATGCCGGGCTTCACACCCAAGAGCATGTACCCGCAAATGTGGGCGGCATCAGGCCTCGCCTACGGCGAGTTGATCGATGAACTGATTTATCTGGCACTGACCCGCAAGACGGGTCTTCGCTAG
- a CDS encoding NAD(P)H-dependent glycerol-3-phosphate dehydrogenase — protein sequence MTILQGTVQAPDVVAVLGAGSWGTTFAKILADAAAATGTERSIRIWGRRPEVVEQINSLHRNEQYLKDIELPGSVSASTDVAEVLKGATLVVLAVPAQSLRPQLGEWKPLLAPDAVVVSLMKGLELGTDARMSEVIAQELGLPASRVAVVSGPNLAMEIAREQPTASVVACSDADTAAAIALCCTAPYFRPYTSTDVVGVEIGGIVKNVIALAVGICEGRQMGDNTKASVITRGLAETSRLALALGGEAHTMAGLAGLGDLVATCSSALSRNHTAGRLLGEGLSLEQVAEQMTQTAEGIKSGPAVHELAGKLNVEMPITAAVVAVLEGRMSVDDLGPRLLARALKSEGDY from the coding sequence ATGACCATTCTCCAAGGCACTGTCCAAGCGCCGGACGTTGTGGCGGTTTTGGGTGCCGGATCATGGGGCACCACGTTTGCCAAGATCCTGGCGGACGCTGCAGCAGCCACGGGTACCGAACGAAGCATCCGGATCTGGGGCCGTCGCCCAGAAGTCGTGGAGCAGATCAATTCCCTGCATCGCAACGAGCAGTACTTGAAAGACATCGAGCTTCCAGGCTCCGTCTCCGCATCCACGGATGTGGCCGAGGTCCTCAAAGGCGCCACCCTGGTGGTCCTGGCGGTGCCGGCCCAATCACTGCGCCCGCAACTGGGTGAGTGGAAGCCGTTGCTGGCCCCAGATGCCGTGGTCGTATCCCTGATGAAGGGTTTGGAACTGGGCACTGACGCCCGGATGAGTGAAGTCATTGCCCAGGAGCTGGGGCTTCCTGCCTCCAGGGTGGCAGTGGTTTCAGGCCCCAACCTCGCGATGGAGATCGCCCGGGAGCAACCCACAGCGTCCGTGGTTGCCTGCAGCGACGCCGATACGGCCGCTGCGATTGCCCTGTGCTGCACCGCTCCCTATTTCCGTCCATACACCAGCACCGACGTGGTGGGTGTTGAGATCGGCGGGATCGTCAAGAATGTGATCGCGCTTGCCGTGGGCATTTGCGAGGGCCGGCAAATGGGTGACAACACCAAGGCTTCGGTGATTACGCGAGGACTCGCTGAGACCTCCCGGCTTGCGCTGGCCCTTGGCGGAGAAGCCCACACCATGGCCGGACTGGCCGGGCTTGGCGATTTGGTGGCAACATGTTCTTCGGCCCTGTCACGCAACCACACCGCTGGCCGTTTGCTCGGCGAGGGTCTCAGCCTGGAGCAGGTGGCCGAGCAGATGACGCAGACTGCCGAAGGCATCAAATCCGGCCCGGCCGTGCACGAGCTGGCTGGCAAACTGAACGTTGAAATGCCCATCACAGCGGCCGTGGTAGCGGTGCTGGAAGGCAGAATGTCCGTTGACGACCTGGGACCACGCTTGCTGGCCCGGGCCCTGAAGTCCGAAGGCGACTACTGA
- a CDS encoding 1-acyl-sn-glycerol-3-phosphate acyltransferase — protein sequence MKESAKSRATFIILAGLARPLMNILMAKKWEGIENLPRGGFIAVPNHCTEIDPIVIGHMVYNQKRPPHFLAKTGLFKVPVLGALLHATRQIPVERSTAGANRSLQVAKEVVDAGGAIIIYPEGTLTRDPDLWPMKGHTGAARLALQTGAPVVPMAHWGAHEVFPRYAKRFHILPRKTVRVLIGKPVDLSAFSDRPMDRATLTEATEVIMAAITGLLATLRNEAAPAERWDPAVHKQSKHGRFVERGSEAPEPEEGK from the coding sequence TTGAAGGAATCGGCCAAGAGCCGTGCCACGTTCATTATTCTGGCTGGCCTCGCGCGTCCGTTGATGAACATCCTGATGGCCAAGAAGTGGGAGGGAATCGAGAACCTTCCACGGGGTGGTTTCATCGCTGTGCCGAACCACTGCACCGAGATCGATCCCATCGTGATCGGACACATGGTGTACAACCAGAAGCGTCCGCCGCACTTCCTGGCGAAGACCGGCCTCTTCAAGGTCCCTGTCCTGGGAGCCCTGCTGCATGCCACCCGGCAGATTCCGGTTGAACGCTCGACGGCGGGAGCGAACCGTTCGCTTCAAGTTGCCAAAGAGGTGGTGGATGCCGGCGGTGCCATCATCATCTATCCCGAGGGAACCCTGACCCGCGACCCCGACCTTTGGCCTATGAAGGGACACACCGGGGCTGCCCGGCTTGCCCTGCAAACAGGTGCCCCTGTGGTGCCTATGGCGCACTGGGGTGCCCACGAAGTCTTCCCGCGCTATGCCAAGCGTTTTCACATTCTCCCGCGCAAAACCGTACGTGTCCTGATCGGGAAGCCGGTGGACCTCAGCGCCTTCAGCGACCGGCCGATGGACCGCGCCACCCTGACCGAGGCCACAGAAGTCATCATGGCAGCCATCACTGGACTTCTGGCCACACTGCGCAACGAGGCCGCCCCAGCTGAACGCTGGGATCCGGCTGTCCACAAACAGTCCAAGCACGGCCGCTTCGTTGAACGTGGATCAGAGGCGCCGGAACCTGAGGAAGGTAAATGA
- the murA gene encoding UDP-N-acetylglucosamine 1-carboxyvinyltransferase, with the protein MSSVLTIRGGVPLTGRVTVRGAKNLVPKAMVAALLGSEPSVLRNVPEIKDVEVVTSLLQLHGVTVAKDPVTGDLTLDPKDAKTASSTAIDAHAGDSRIPILLCGPLIHAIGEAFIPDLGGCKIGDRPIDYHLNVLRQFGAVVEKRPGGIHISAPHGLHGAKISLPYPSVGATEQVLLSATRAEGITELIGAATEPEIIDLIAVLQKMGAIISVQTDRTIRIEGVKDLRGYNHRALPDRNESASWASAALVTRGDIFVEGASQRDMMTFLNTYRKVGGGMDIGDDGIRFYHQGGKLSPLVLETDVHPGFMTDWQQPLVVALTQAEGVSIVHETVYENRFGFTDALARMGANIQVHRECLGSVPCRFGQRNFLHSAVISGPTPLRGTDIDIPDLRGGFSHLIAALAATGTSRVTGIDIINRGYERFTEKLAGLGADFDITTTK; encoded by the coding sequence ATGAGTAGTGTTCTGACAATCCGCGGTGGCGTCCCGTTAACAGGACGAGTGACCGTTCGCGGTGCCAAGAACCTGGTGCCCAAGGCCATGGTGGCGGCGTTGCTGGGCAGTGAACCATCGGTGCTGAGGAACGTGCCGGAAATCAAGGATGTAGAGGTTGTCACCAGCCTGCTGCAGTTGCACGGCGTGACCGTCGCGAAGGACCCGGTAACGGGTGATCTCACCTTGGATCCAAAGGATGCCAAGACGGCCTCCAGCACAGCCATTGATGCCCATGCCGGCGATTCCAGGATTCCCATCCTGTTGTGTGGACCCCTGATCCACGCCATTGGCGAGGCCTTCATCCCGGATCTGGGTGGCTGCAAGATTGGCGACCGGCCCATTGACTACCACTTGAATGTTCTGCGCCAGTTCGGTGCAGTAGTGGAAAAGCGCCCTGGTGGTATCCACATCTCCGCCCCGCATGGTCTGCACGGAGCCAAGATCTCCCTGCCGTATCCCTCGGTTGGCGCCACCGAACAGGTCCTGCTCAGCGCAACGCGCGCGGAGGGCATTACCGAACTCATTGGGGCCGCCACTGAGCCCGAGATCATCGACCTCATTGCGGTCCTGCAGAAAATGGGCGCCATCATCAGCGTCCAGACTGACCGGACCATCAGGATTGAGGGCGTCAAGGACCTGCGCGGGTACAACCACCGCGCACTCCCGGACCGCAATGAGTCCGCTTCCTGGGCATCAGCTGCCTTGGTCACCCGGGGTGACATCTTCGTCGAAGGTGCGTCCCAGCGCGACATGATGACGTTCTTGAACACGTACCGCAAAGTAGGCGGCGGGATGGACATCGGCGACGACGGCATCCGCTTCTACCATCAAGGCGGCAAGCTCTCCCCGCTCGTCCTTGAGACGGATGTTCACCCCGGCTTCATGACGGACTGGCAGCAGCCCCTGGTGGTGGCCTTGACGCAGGCCGAGGGTGTGTCGATCGTCCACGAGACCGTTTATGAGAACCGCTTCGGATTTACTGATGCCCTGGCCCGGATGGGTGCCAACATCCAGGTGCACCGTGAGTGCTTGGGCAGCGTGCCCTGCCGCTTCGGGCAGCGGAACTTCCTTCACTCAGCCGTGATCTCGGGCCCCACACCCCTCCGTGGCACCGACATCGACATCCCGGATCTTCGCGGCGGTTTCAGCCACCTCATAGCGGCTCTTGCCGCCACCGGAACCTCCAGGGTCACAGGCATCGACATCATCAACCGCGGTTACGAGCGTTTTACCGAGAAGCTGGCCGGCCTCGGCGCCGATTTCGATATCACCACCACCAAGTAG
- the leuD gene encoding 3-isopropylmalate dehydratase small subunit: MEAFTTHTGIGVPLRQSNVDTDQIIPAVYLKRITRTGFEDALFAAWRKDESFILNQAPFNAGSVLVAGPDFGTGSSREHAVWALKDYGFKAVLSSRFADIFRGNSGKQGLLAAQVAQDDVELIWKVLENHPGTEVKVDLVSKTVECGNIVAPFDIDDYTRWRLLEGLDDIGLTLQHEEDITAYEATRPSFKPKTLPAKVDAG; this comes from the coding sequence ATGGAAGCATTCACTACCCACACCGGCATCGGAGTTCCGCTGCGCCAGAGCAACGTGGACACCGACCAGATCATCCCCGCCGTCTACCTCAAGCGCATCACGCGCACAGGCTTCGAAGACGCCCTGTTTGCCGCGTGGCGCAAGGACGAGTCCTTCATCCTCAACCAAGCTCCGTTCAACGCCGGCTCCGTGCTGGTGGCCGGACCCGATTTCGGCACGGGATCGTCCCGCGAGCACGCGGTCTGGGCCCTGAAGGACTATGGCTTCAAAGCCGTCCTGTCCTCCCGTTTCGCCGATATTTTCCGGGGTAACTCCGGAAAGCAGGGGCTCCTCGCAGCCCAGGTGGCACAGGACGACGTCGAACTGATCTGGAAGGTCCTGGAAAATCATCCGGGCACAGAGGTCAAGGTTGACTTGGTCAGCAAGACCGTGGAGTGCGGCAACATTGTGGCGCCGTTCGACATCGATGACTACACCCGTTGGCGCCTCCTGGAAGGCCTCGACGACATCGGCCTGACGCTGCAGCACGAAGAGGACATCACCGCCTACGAGGCCACGCGTCCTTCCTTCAAGCCGAAGACGCTTCCCGCGAAGGTTGACGCTGGATAG
- the leuC gene encoding 3-isopropylmalate dehydratase large subunit codes for MGKTLAEKVWDAHVVRKGEGEGANAQPDLLFIDLHLVHEVTSPQAFEGLRLAGRPLRRVDLTIATEDHNTPTLDIDKPIADLTSRTQIETLRANCKEFGVRLHSLGDKEQGIVHVVGPQLGLTQPGMTVVCGDSHTSTHGAFGALAMGIGTSEVEHVMATQTLSLKPFKTMAINVEGTLRPGVTAKDIILAVIAKIGTGGGQGYVLEYRGSAIRALSMDARMTICNMSIEAGARAGMVAPDQTTYDYMQGRPHAPEGADWDAAVEYWNTLHTDADATFDVEVDLDADTLEPFVTWGTNPGQGVSLSAKVPSPEDFGDENAKAAAERALQYMGLEAGTPMKDIRVDTVFLGSCTNSRIEDLRVAADIIRGREKDPNIRMLVVPGSARVRLEAEAEGLDKVFKEFGAEWRFAGCSMCLGMNPDQLEPGERCASTSNRNFEGRQGKGGRTHLVSPVVAAATAVRGTLSSPSDLESAAAGTLTGIAV; via the coding sequence GTGGGAAAGACACTGGCCGAGAAAGTCTGGGATGCGCACGTCGTGCGCAAAGGCGAGGGCGAAGGAGCCAATGCCCAGCCCGACCTTCTCTTCATCGACCTGCACCTCGTCCATGAAGTGACGTCCCCGCAGGCATTTGAAGGCCTCCGGCTGGCAGGCCGGCCCTTACGCCGCGTTGACCTCACCATTGCCACTGAGGACCACAACACTCCCACGCTGGATATCGATAAGCCCATTGCCGATCTGACCAGCCGCACCCAGATTGAAACCCTGCGCGCCAACTGCAAGGAATTCGGCGTCCGCCTCCACTCCCTGGGTGACAAGGAACAGGGCATTGTGCACGTCGTGGGCCCGCAGCTGGGACTGACCCAGCCGGGCATGACGGTGGTATGTGGCGATTCCCACACCTCTACCCACGGCGCCTTTGGTGCGCTGGCCATGGGTATTGGCACCTCCGAGGTGGAGCACGTCATGGCCACGCAGACACTGTCCTTGAAGCCGTTCAAGACCATGGCCATCAACGTTGAAGGCACCCTGCGTCCCGGGGTCACGGCCAAGGACATCATCCTTGCCGTCATCGCCAAGATCGGCACCGGTGGTGGCCAGGGGTACGTGCTCGAATACCGTGGCTCCGCCATTCGGGCGCTGTCCATGGATGCCCGCATGACCATCTGCAACATGTCCATCGAAGCCGGTGCCCGCGCCGGTATGGTGGCTCCGGACCAGACCACGTACGACTACATGCAGGGCCGCCCGCATGCGCCCGAAGGCGCTGATTGGGATGCAGCCGTCGAGTATTGGAACACGCTCCACACCGACGCCGACGCCACCTTTGATGTTGAGGTGGACCTGGACGCGGACACACTGGAGCCATTCGTGACCTGGGGTACCAACCCCGGCCAGGGCGTCTCCCTTTCAGCGAAGGTTCCCTCCCCGGAAGATTTCGGTGACGAGAACGCCAAGGCCGCCGCCGAGCGCGCACTCCAGTACATGGGCCTGGAAGCCGGCACTCCCATGAAGGACATCCGTGTGGACACGGTCTTCCTGGGGTCCTGCACCAACTCCCGGATTGAGGACCTCCGCGTTGCCGCGGACATCATCCGCGGCCGTGAAAAGGACCCCAACATCCGCATGCTGGTTGTTCCCGGCTCAGCCCGTGTCCGCCTGGAAGCCGAAGCTGAAGGCCTGGACAAGGTCTTCAAGGAATTCGGTGCTGAATGGCGCTTTGCCGGCTGCTCCATGTGCCTGGGCATGAACCCTGACCAGCTTGAGCCGGGTGAACGGTGCGCATCAACGTCCAACCGCAACTTTGAGGGTCGCCAGGGCAAGGGTGGCCGAACCCACCTGGTCTCTCCTGTAGTGGCCGCAGCCACGGCCGTCCGTGGCACGCTGAGCTCGCCGTCGGACCTTGAGTCCGCTGCTGCAGGCACCCTGACCGGAATCGCAGTCTAG
- a CDS encoding IclR family transcriptional regulator, which yields MDNSSGVGVIDKAAQVLDALEAGPTTLAQLVAATGLARPTVHRLALALVHHRLVSRDIQGRFVLGSRLVELASAAGEDRLIASAGPVLIQLRDATGESAQIFRRQGDWRVCVASAERPIGLRDTIPVGTQLSMKAGSAAQVLLAWEDHDRLLEGLQNARFTPTVLAGVRRRGWGQSLGEREPGVASVSAPVRGPSGRVIAAVSISGPIERLTRQPGRLHAEVVCNAARVLTEALRKNND from the coding sequence ATGGACAATTCTAGTGGAGTCGGTGTCATTGATAAAGCGGCCCAGGTACTCGATGCACTCGAGGCCGGGCCCACGACACTCGCGCAACTTGTAGCGGCCACGGGCCTTGCCCGTCCCACGGTTCACCGGCTCGCGCTGGCACTGGTTCATCACCGGCTGGTGAGCCGCGACATCCAGGGACGTTTTGTCCTCGGCAGCCGTCTGGTGGAGCTCGCATCCGCCGCCGGTGAAGACCGCCTCATCGCCTCGGCAGGCCCGGTCCTCATCCAGCTGCGTGACGCAACCGGTGAAAGCGCCCAGATCTTCCGCCGGCAGGGCGACTGGCGTGTTTGCGTGGCCTCGGCAGAACGCCCCATCGGCCTGCGCGACACCATTCCGGTAGGCACCCAACTCTCCATGAAGGCCGGCTCCGCCGCCCAGGTACTGCTGGCCTGGGAAGATCACGACCGCCTCCTGGAGGGGCTGCAGAACGCCCGCTTTACGCCCACCGTCCTGGCAGGAGTACGACGCCGGGGCTGGGGTCAGAGCCTCGGCGAACGCGAGCCTGGGGTCGCCTCGGTTTCCGCTCCCGTTCGAGGCCCGTCCGGCAGGGTCATCGCGGCCGTGTCCATTTCAGGTCCGATCGAGCGCCTCACCCGCCAGCCGGGCCGACTGCATGCCGAAGTGGTCTGTAACGCCGCCCGGGTGCTGACCGAGGCCCTCCGAAAGAACAACGACTAG
- a CDS encoding DUF1697 domain-containing protein, protein MNSYAVFLRGINVGGINIKMADLRTALNDYPFAKVKTLLASGNVVLQSALSAEDVKARFEECLRKTFGYDAWVVVLTAARVAELVHACPYPADDKSTHSYVTLASDTAMLDDLFEAGAALGGVEQVRLGPEASAWLAPAGGTLDSPFSKLSAKARYKASTTTRNLRTLIKVRDAAAAL, encoded by the coding sequence ATGAACAGCTACGCGGTGTTCCTTCGCGGCATTAATGTGGGCGGCATCAACATCAAGATGGCTGACCTCAGGACAGCGCTTAATGACTATCCGTTTGCCAAGGTCAAAACCCTGCTGGCCAGCGGAAACGTTGTGCTGCAGAGTGCTCTCAGCGCCGAGGACGTCAAGGCCCGGTTCGAAGAGTGCCTCCGGAAGACGTTCGGCTACGACGCATGGGTGGTGGTGCTCACGGCCGCCAGGGTTGCCGAACTGGTCCACGCCTGCCCCTACCCTGCCGACGACAAATCCACGCATAGCTACGTCACACTTGCTTCCGATACCGCAATGCTTGACGACCTTTTCGAGGCCGGCGCGGCCCTTGGCGGGGTGGAACAAGTGCGCCTGGGCCCCGAAGCCTCCGCCTGGCTGGCACCGGCAGGCGGAACCTTGGACAGCCCGTTCAGCAAGCTCTCCGCCAAGGCACGCTACAAAGCCAGCACCACTACCAGGAACCTTCGCACGCTCATCAAAGTCCGGGACGCCGCAGCAGCACTCTAG